A region of Micromonospora chokoriensis DNA encodes the following proteins:
- a CDS encoding phosphocholine cytidylyltransferase family protein, with protein MIGMVLAAGAGRRLRPYTDTLPKALVPVDGETTILDIALGNLAEVGLTDIVIVVGYAADAVVSRQAELEKKYGVTITLVHNDKAEEWNNAYSLWLAREHFARGVLLVNGDTVHPVSVEKTLLAERGPGILLAVDTLKPLAEEEMKTTFDAAGQLTRITKIMDPGEAYGEYIGATLIEPQVADALADALEATWRRDPNLYYEDGYQEFADRGGEVRAAPIGDVPWVEVDNHADLARAREIACRY; from the coding sequence ATGATCGGAATGGTGCTCGCGGCCGGAGCGGGACGCCGGCTGCGTCCGTACACCGACACCCTGCCGAAGGCGTTGGTGCCGGTGGACGGCGAGACCACGATCCTCGACATCGCGCTGGGCAACCTCGCCGAGGTCGGGCTCACCGACATCGTGATCGTGGTCGGCTACGCGGCGGACGCGGTCGTGTCCCGCCAGGCGGAGCTGGAGAAGAAGTACGGGGTCACGATCACCCTGGTGCACAACGACAAGGCCGAGGAGTGGAACAACGCCTACTCGCTCTGGCTGGCCCGGGAGCACTTCGCGCGCGGGGTCCTGCTGGTCAACGGGGACACCGTGCACCCGGTGAGCGTGGAGAAGACCCTGCTCGCCGAACGCGGACCGGGCATCCTGCTCGCGGTGGACACCCTCAAGCCGCTGGCCGAGGAGGAGATGAAGACCACCTTCGACGCCGCCGGCCAGCTCACCCGGATCACCAAGATCATGGACCCGGGCGAGGCGTACGGGGAGTACATCGGCGCCACGCTGATCGAGCCGCAGGTCGCCGACGCCCTCGCCGACGCGTTGGAGGCGACCTGGCGACGGGACCCGAACCTCTACTACGAGGACGGCTACCAGGAGTTCGCCGACCGGGGCGGGGAGGTGCGGGCCGCACCGATCGGTGACGTCCCGTGGGTCGAGGTCGACAACCACGCCGACCTGGCCCGCGCGCGGGAGATCGCGTGCCGCTACTAG
- the corA gene encoding magnesium/cobalt transporter CorA — protein MTDRTERDRTAPSTTGRVLRPRAWPSPVRAMTRILYTDGAPPAPTPTGAGRSSVVDCALYVDGKRQPGDWTYAEALTAARREEHGFVWLGLHQPELAEMTAIAETYGLHELAVEDAVKAEQRPKLERFGEVVFLVLRTARYCEHAELTENSEVVETGQVMLFIGPNFVISVRHGDACRLAPIRADLETKQDLLLHGPWAVAYGVTDRVVDLYLEVAEQIEDDLDVLEAEVFDRHGHGRIQRIYQMKRELVEFKRAVVPLQRPLMTLTSQVNRDVPKEVRRYFRDVQDHLSRTVEQVNSYDDLLNSILQARLAQVTVDQNNDMRKIAAWAAIAAVWTSIAGVEGMNFDNMPELKMTYGYPVALALMLGVSLALYRWFRRNGWL, from the coding sequence ATGACGGATCGGACAGAGCGGGACCGGACGGCACCGTCGACCACCGGTCGGGTGTTGCGACCCCGGGCGTGGCCCTCCCCGGTCCGGGCGATGACCCGGATCCTGTACACCGACGGCGCCCCACCGGCACCGACCCCCACCGGCGCCGGTCGCAGCTCGGTGGTCGACTGCGCGCTCTACGTCGACGGCAAGCGGCAACCCGGCGACTGGACGTACGCGGAGGCGCTGACCGCGGCCCGCCGCGAGGAGCACGGCTTCGTCTGGCTCGGTCTGCACCAGCCGGAGCTGGCCGAGATGACCGCCATCGCGGAGACCTACGGCCTGCACGAGCTCGCCGTCGAGGACGCCGTCAAAGCCGAGCAGCGTCCCAAGCTGGAGCGGTTCGGCGAGGTCGTCTTCCTGGTGCTGCGTACCGCCAGGTATTGCGAGCACGCCGAGCTGACCGAGAACTCCGAGGTCGTGGAGACCGGCCAGGTGATGCTCTTCATCGGCCCGAACTTCGTGATCAGCGTCCGGCACGGCGACGCCTGCCGGCTCGCCCCGATCCGCGCCGACCTGGAGACCAAGCAGGATCTGCTGCTGCACGGCCCGTGGGCGGTGGCGTACGGGGTGACCGACCGGGTGGTGGACCTCTACCTGGAGGTGGCCGAGCAGATCGAGGACGACCTGGACGTGCTGGAGGCCGAGGTCTTCGACCGGCACGGCCACGGGCGGATCCAGCGGATCTACCAGATGAAGCGGGAGCTGGTGGAGTTCAAGCGGGCGGTGGTGCCGTTGCAGCGACCGCTGATGACGCTGACCTCGCAGGTCAACCGGGACGTGCCGAAGGAGGTCCGCCGTTACTTCCGGGACGTGCAGGACCACCTCAGCCGCACCGTGGAGCAGGTGAACTCCTACGACGACCTGCTGAACTCGATCCTCCAGGCGCGGTTGGCGCAGGTCACCGTCGACCAGAACAACGACATGCGCAAGATCGCCGCGTGGGCGGCCATCGCCGCGGTCTGGACCTCCATCGCCGGTGTCGAGGGCATGAACTTCGACAACATGCCCGAGCTGAAGATGACGTACGGCTATCCGGTGGCCCTGGCCCTGATGCTCGGCGTCTCGCTGGCCCTCTACCGCTGGTTCCGCCGCAACGGCTGGCTCTAG
- a CDS encoding CBS domain-containing protein: MQVRDAMSSQVLVVGPEHTLRQAARMMSARGVGSAVVIDPDSEGVGIMTERDVLKAVGAGLDCDVERTGAHLTWDVVYAGPEWTVAEAAAAMARGGFRHLVVLDGREVAGAISVRDIMRVWAESRAVATT, from the coding sequence ATGCAGGTACGGGATGCCATGTCCAGCCAGGTTCTCGTCGTCGGCCCGGAGCACACGCTCCGCCAGGCGGCCCGGATGATGTCGGCCCGCGGTGTGGGGTCGGCGGTCGTGATCGACCCGGATTCCGAGGGCGTCGGGATCATGACCGAACGCGATGTGTTGAAGGCTGTCGGCGCGGGCCTGGACTGTGACGTGGAACGCACCGGAGCCCACCTGACCTGGGACGTGGTCTACGCCGGGCCGGAGTGGACGGTGGCCGAGGCCGCTGCGGCGATGGCCCGGGGCGGGTTCCGGCATCTGGTGGTGCTGGACGGTCGGGAGGTCGCCGGCGCGATCTCGGTTCGGGACATCATGCGGGTGTGGGCGGAGAGTCGGGCGGTCGCGACGACCTGA
- a CDS encoding ester cyclase: MRDAERLVEQQYAMLLRRDVARLPDLYAPEAFYSMPGVTVRPIELPALLRTWTGAFPDLRVDVLGAVRTGGGAAVELRLTGTHTGTLHSPYGTVAPTGRAVSWEVADVVRARKGRITAWRSYFDWSHLLDALGVQFDGLSRAAHHDALALPV; the protein is encoded by the coding sequence ATGCGTGACGCGGAGCGCCTGGTCGAGCAGCAGTACGCGATGCTCCTGCGTCGGGATGTGGCCCGTCTGCCGGATCTCTACGCCCCGGAGGCGTTCTATTCCATGCCGGGCGTGACGGTCCGACCGATCGAGCTGCCCGCACTCCTGCGTACCTGGACCGGCGCCTTTCCGGACCTGCGGGTCGACGTGCTGGGCGCGGTCCGCACCGGCGGTGGCGCCGCCGTCGAGCTGCGCCTGACCGGCACCCACACCGGCACGCTGCACTCGCCGTACGGCACTGTCGCGCCGACCGGCCGGGCGGTGAGCTGGGAGGTGGCCGACGTGGTCCGGGCCCGCAAGGGTCGGATCACCGCCTGGCGTTCCTACTTCGACTGGAGCCACCTGCTCGATGCGCTCGGCGTGCAGTTTGACGGGCTTTCCCGGGCTGCGCACCACGACGCGCTCGCCCTTCCGGTCTGA
- a CDS encoding NUDIX domain-containing protein: MVSTEPLRCAGALIVDHDSRIFFQRRSPHRRLFPNCWDIVGGHVEPGEDIDAALRREITEETGWFLSHVLDQVGEYTYVGDDGLTRIEYDFLVRVDGDLDHPRLEAGKHTEYRWLAEHELSVLDEHRDVNDGLIRRIADEGFAALRSTGP, translated from the coding sequence ATGGTGTCCACCGAGCCCCTGCGCTGCGCCGGCGCGTTGATCGTCGACCACGACAGCCGCATCTTCTTCCAGCGACGCTCACCGCACCGACGCCTCTTCCCCAACTGTTGGGACATCGTCGGCGGCCACGTGGAACCCGGCGAGGACATCGACGCAGCTCTCCGCCGGGAGATCACCGAGGAGACCGGCTGGTTCCTCTCACACGTCCTCGACCAGGTGGGCGAGTACACCTACGTGGGCGACGACGGCCTCACCCGGATCGAGTACGACTTCCTGGTCCGCGTCGACGGCGACCTCGACCACCCGAGGCTGGAGGCCGGCAAGCACACCGAGTACCGCTGGCTCGCCGAACACGAGCTGTCCGTCCTGGACGAGCACCGCGACGTCAACGACGGGCTGATCCGGCGCATCGCGGACGAGGGTTTCGCCGCGCTGCGTTCGACAGGTCCGTGA
- a CDS encoding aminotransferase-like domain-containing protein, whose protein sequence is MTAEQLISFARGAPSLDIVDVEGLKAAAVRAFDADPAGVTAYGTSVGYVPLRKWIAEKHGVETNQVLVTNGSLQADAFLFDHLVRPGDAVVVERPTYDRTLLNLQRMGGELHGISVQPDGLDTAELRKLLESGVRPRLAHVIPNYQNPAGMTLSLEKRRELLDLAAEYGFTIFEDDPYADIRFRGEALPSMLSLDTRNVVVHASSFTKTVCPGVRVGYLVGPADLIADIAKNATSLYISPGMVSQAIVHQFCVSGDIDRSIETVRAALGERARVLAESLRRHLPQARFVEPDGGYFLWVEFPEDVLVDRLAPAAAERGVAVVKGSDFVLDGGRHALRLAFSAVTADRIDEGVRRLADAVEAVRS, encoded by the coding sequence ATGACCGCCGAGCAGTTGATCTCCTTTGCCCGTGGGGCTCCCTCGCTGGACATCGTCGATGTCGAGGGGCTCAAGGCCGCCGCCGTCCGCGCCTTCGACGCCGACCCCGCGGGGGTGACGGCGTACGGCACCTCCGTCGGTTACGTTCCGCTGCGAAAGTGGATCGCCGAGAAGCACGGGGTCGAGACCAATCAGGTGCTGGTCACCAACGGGTCGCTCCAGGCCGACGCGTTCCTCTTCGACCACCTGGTCCGCCCCGGCGACGCGGTGGTGGTGGAACGCCCGACGTACGACCGGACGCTGCTCAACCTTCAGCGGATGGGCGGTGAGCTGCACGGCATCTCCGTCCAGCCGGACGGCCTCGACACGGCCGAGCTGCGCAAGCTGCTGGAGTCCGGGGTCCGGCCCCGGCTCGCGCACGTGATCCCGAACTACCAGAACCCGGCCGGCATGACGCTCTCCCTGGAGAAGCGTCGGGAGTTGCTCGACCTGGCCGCCGAGTACGGGTTCACCATCTTCGAGGACGACCCGTACGCGGACATCCGCTTCCGTGGCGAGGCGCTGCCGTCGATGCTCTCGCTGGACACCCGCAACGTGGTGGTGCACGCGTCGAGCTTCACCAAGACGGTCTGCCCGGGGGTCCGGGTCGGATACCTGGTCGGTCCGGCGGACCTGATCGCCGACATCGCCAAGAACGCGACGAGTCTCTACATCTCGCCGGGGATGGTGTCGCAGGCGATCGTGCACCAGTTCTGCGTCTCCGGTGACATCGACCGCTCCATCGAGACGGTACGCGCGGCGTTGGGTGAGCGGGCCCGGGTGCTCGCCGAGTCGTTGCGCCGGCACCTGCCGCAGGCGCGGTTCGTGGAGCCCGACGGCGGCTACTTCCTCTGGGTGGAGTTCCCGGAGGACGTGCTCGTCGACCGGCTCGCTCCGGCTGCCGCCGAGCGTGGGGTCGCCGTGGTCAAGGGCAGCGACTTCGTGCTGGACGGCGGGCGGCACGCCCTCCGACTGGCCTTCTCGGCGGTGACCGCCGATCGGATCGACGAGGGGGTCCGTCGTCTCGCGGACGCCGTCGAGGCCGTCCGCAGCTGA